Proteins encoded together in one Myxocyprinus asiaticus isolate MX2 ecotype Aquarium Trade chromosome 21, UBuf_Myxa_2, whole genome shotgun sequence window:
- the LOC127411753 gene encoding ras-related protein Rab-23, whose protein sequence is MLEEDMEVAFKVVVVGNGAVGKSSMIQRYCKGIFTKDYKKTIGVDFLERQIIVNGEDVRLMLWDTAGQEEFDAITKAYYRGAQACVLVFSTTDRESFEAISSWKEKVELEVGDIPTVLVQNKIDLLDDTVIKNEEAEGLAKRLRLRFYRTSVKEDLNVNEVFKYLADKYLQRLKQQSAEEPEAVHTSSNKIGVFNTTGGSHPNQNSSDLNGCEVINLRPNKQRTKKAKNPFGSCRLL, encoded by the exons atgttggaagagGACATGGAAGTGGCCTTtaaggtggtggtggtggggaacGGAGCGGTCGGGAAGTCCAGTATGATTCAGCGATACTGCAAGGGCATCTTCACTAAGGACTACAAGAAGACCATTGGGGTCGACTTCCTGGAAAGACAAATAAT AGTTAACGGTGAGGACGTCAGACTGATGTTGTGGGACACTGCAGGACAGGAGGAGTTTGATGCCATCACCAAAGCCTATTACAGAG GTGCCCAGGCGTGTGTGCTGGTGTTCTCCACTACAGACAGAGAATCATTCGAGGCCATCAGCAGCTGGAAGGAGAAGGTGGAGCTGGAGGTGGGGGACATTCCCACTGTCCTGGTGCAGAACAAGATTGATCTACTGGATGACACGGTTATCAAAAA tgAAGAGGCTGAAGGTCTGGCTAAGAGACTGAGATTAAGATTCTATCGGACATCAGTGAAGGAAGATCTCAATgttaatgagg TTTTTAAGTATCTAGCTGACAAATATCTACAGCGACTCAAGCAACAGTCAGCAGAGGAGCCAGAGGCCGTTCACACATCCAGCAATAAAATAG GGGTTTTCAACACTACTGGTGGCAGCCACCCAAACCAGAACTCCAGTGATCTGAACGGCTGTGAGGTCATAAACCTGCGACCAAACAAGCAGAGGACGAAGAAGGCAAAAAACCCTTTCGGTAGCTGCAGATTGCTGTAG